The following coding sequences lie in one Silene latifolia isolate original U9 population chromosome 5, ASM4854445v1, whole genome shotgun sequence genomic window:
- the LOC141655301 gene encoding uncharacterized protein LOC141655301 produces the protein MKVTEIATSSTYCVSMVYAFNDLNGRKSLWDQLAQFAATVHEPWLVCGDFNCVLSYAERLGGTTCDQEIDDFQNCVNFCGLTDAPPMGSFFTWNNKQEIESRRYSRLDRALINAEWSQSMPDVYAHFLPEGIFDHTPCLIKSKSQGMRSRKPFKYFNMWGKAPQYPTHLAEWWEYQTQGTKMYKLVSKLKNLKHHFRRYNREFFSDIENSAGIALKNLEYIQMQIASNPGDFFWMEKEQAASLEYKELLDASNLFFESKG, from the coding sequence ATGAAAGTTACTGAAATAGCCACAAGTTCTACCTACTGTGTATCAATGGTTTATGCCTTCAATGATTTAAATGGAAGGAAAAGTCTTTGGGATCAACTAGCTCAATTTGCTGCCACTGTCCATGAACCTTGGTTGGTCTGTGGAGATTTCAATTGTGTCTTGTCTTATGCAGAGAGACTAGGGGGTACTACTTGTGACCAGGAGATTGATGATTTTCAGAATTGTGTGAACTTTTGTGGCCTGACTGATGCCCCACCAATGGGTTCCTTTTTTACTTGGAATAATAAGCAAGAAATAGAGTCTAGGAGATATAGCAGACTGGATAGGGCTCTAATTAATGCTGAATGGAGTCAGAGTATGCCTGATGTTTATGCTCACTTCCTCCCTGAAGGTATTTTTGACCATACCCCTTGTCTCATTAAAAGTAAGAGTCAGGGTATGAGGTCTAGGAAGCCAttcaagtattttaatatgtggggtaaAGCACCACAGTATCCCACTCATCTTGCTGAATGGTGGGAGTATCAAACTCAGGGTACCAAAATGTATAAACTGGTTAGTAAACTTAAAAATCTCAAGCATCACTTCAGGAGATATAATAGAGAGTTTTTTTCTGATATTGAGAATAGTGCTGGGATTGCCTTGAAGAATCTGGAATATATCCAAATGCAAATTGCAAGCAATCCTGGGGATTTCTTCTGGATGGAGAAAGAGCAAGCTGCTAGTTTGGAATATAAAGAGCTTTTGGATGCTTCTAATCTTTTTTTTGAGTCAAAAGGCTAA